A region of the Cupriavidus taiwanensis genome:
ACCGGCGAGCGCCATCGGCATTTCCTGCTGTGCACCGCGGGCGGCGCGCTGGCGCTGGCGGCGCTGACCTTGCCGCTGCCGGGACTGGGCGCGATGCTGGCCATCCTGTCGGTGGCGGCGGTGCTGATCTTTGCCGCGCTGCCGGTGTTCTGGGCGCTGCCCCCGGGCTACCTGCCCGGCGCCGGCACCGCCGCCGGGATCGCCTTCATCAGCAGCATCGGCATCACCAGCGGCATCGTCAGCCCGTGGGTGATCGGCCAGATCAAGACCCGCACCGGCAGCCTCGACCATGCGCTCTATTTGCTGGCGGCGCTGCTGCTGGCGAGCGGCCTGGCGATGTGGCTGGGCGTACCGAAACAGCCCGCGCGGCCGGCGTGAGCCAGGCCTCGGGAAACCTCAATTCCGGATAGTCCGCACCCGCACGGGTGCGGCGTTCAGTGGGATCGGCCGCAGGGAATCACGGAGGCGATTTCCTCCCGCATCACCTCGACCACATCGTCGATTTCCAACCCTTCGGCGGTGACCAGCACGTCCTGTCCGCGCCCGATGGCGTAGACCACGCCGCGCCAGCGGCCGGGCTCGACGGCCTCGCACAGGCGGATATTGAATTCGGTGTCCTGGTCCTGGCTATACACCGTCACCAGGTCGCCCACCTGGGGAGTGCGCACCGCTTCTCCGTCGAACGCCCGGGCCACCACGGTCACCGGCGACTGCGTCAGCCCCCTGGCAAATCTTGCACGCATGGTCCGCTCCTCTGATTGCGATCCAAGTCCAGCTTACAAGAGGCCGGACAAATAACCAGGGATTTCCATCCTAAAGTGGAACCGGAAGCGCTTCGCGCCTGTCAGACGCCGCCGGATAGACAGCGCGCGCAGATCGACCACAATAAAAGGACCGATATCCGAGGAGACCTGACATGGGCAGCAACATACACGTCGTTCCGCACGACGAAGGCTGGGACGTCATCCACGAAGGCGCACGCTACGCCGAATCGCACCACGCCACGCAGGAAGAGGCGGTCGCCGCCGGCACCTCGCAGGCCCAGCGCGAGCACGTCGAATTGCTGATCCATGGCCGCGACGGCCAGATCCGCTCGCGCAACAGCTTCGGCCACGATCCCCGCACCATTCACGGCTGACCCGCGCTGGTTGCCGCAACGCTGAGGATGCCGGCACGCTGCCGGCACCCCGCGCCACCATGCCACAACACCGGGCCGACCCGCACGCCGTGGCAGCCATCGCTGCCGCGACCGTGCCGTGGCCGGCGATCGACCACGCGGCCGAGAGCCCGTTCACCGGCCCCTTCGCCAACGCTGCCGCGGCGCTCGCCGATCGGCTTGGCCATCATCGCGTCGTGCTGCTGGGCGAAAGTACGCACGGCACCGCCGAGTTCTATCACGCACGCGCCGCGCTGACCGCGCAGCTGGTGGCCCGGCACGGCTTCGGCATCATCGCGGTGGAGGCGGACTGGCCAGACGCCGCGGCGGTGGACCGCCATGTGCGCGGGCGCCCGCCGCGGCCCGCCGAATCCCCTCGCGCCGCCTTTACGCGCTTCCCGGTCTGGATGTGGCGCAACCTCGAGGTGGCGCGCTTTATCCGCTGGCTGCACGCGCACAATGCCGCGCTGGCGCCGGCCCGGCGCGCCGGTTTCTTCGGCCTCGATATCTACAGCCTGGGCGCCTCGATGGCGGCGGTGCTGGCTTACCTGGAAGGCGTCGATCCCCGCGCCGCGCAGGCTGCGCGCGAACGCTATGGCTGCCTGGAACCATGGCGGCGCGACCCCGCGCGCTACGGCCGCGCCGTGCTGCACGGCACCCATGCCGACTGCGAGGACGCGGTGGTCGAACAGCTGCAGGCCCTGCTCGACAAGCGCCTCGCCTACGCGCGCGACGGGCACGAGGATTTCCTCGACGCCGCGCAGAATGCGCGCCTGGTGGCTTCGGCCGAGCGCTACTACCGCGTCATGTACCACGGCAGCGACGACAGCTGGAACCTGCGCGACACGCATATGTTCGAGACCCTGGAGCAGTTGCTGCACGCCCATGGGCCGGCATCGCGCGCGGTGGTGTGGGCGCACAACTCGCATATCGGCGATGCGTCGCAAACCGAGATGGGCACCAGCCAGGGCCAGCTGAATATCGGCCAGCTATGCCGCGAGGCCTTTGGCGACGCGGCCGCGCTGGTCGGCTTCAGCACCTACGACGGCACCGTCGCGGCGGCAACCTCGTGGGACGGTCCCATGGAAGTCAAGCAGGTGCGCCCCGCGCGAACAGACAGCTACGAGCACCTGTTCCACGCAGCCGGCCATGCGCAGGGCTGGACCGATTTACGCGGAGATGGCGTTGACCACGGCAAGGGCAGCGCCGTGCACGCCGAATTGCGCGAACTGCTGATGCCGGCGCGGCACGAGCGCTTCATCGGCGTGATCTACCGCCCGGAGACTGAACTGCAGAGCCACTACGCACGCGCCATCCTGCCGCGGCAGTTCGACGTGCTGGCGTGGTTCGACCGCAGCAGCGCGGTACCGGCGCTACCCGCGGCGCCGGCACCGGGCGCGCCCGAGACCTGGCCTTCGGGTCTCTGAGACGCTGGCGCGACCCGGCCGCTGCTTGCCTCAGTTACTTGCGGCTCTTCGGCGCCTTCGGTTCCGAAGCCGGATAGTCATACCGTTGCGGCGATTGCGGCCCCTCGTTGACGGCGGGGCTGGCCGGCGTGGCAGGCGTTGCCGGGGTGGCGCGGGTGCCCGCGCCGCCCGGGGTCGCGGGTGTGGCCGGCGTGGCGGGAGTGGCGCGGCGCGTGTCGCCCTGGCCCGGCAGGACATCCGAGGCCGACGTGCCCGGCGCGCGCGTGTCGGCGCCCGGGCGAGTGGTGGTGGTCTGGGCCCACGCGGGGGCGCTGAGCAGCGCGGCCAGCGCAACGATCGCGGTGTATCTCATGACAGTCTCCTTCCTCGTTAATCCATCGCTGATGGCCAGCCGCGTTCGGCAGTGGCCGGAACCGGCTCCGTTGCGAAAGCCGTGCCAGCGCGCGCAGTTCAGCCGCCGGTGCGGTCGGGCGCGACCTCGATGTGATTGACGACGTCGCACCCGCCGGCATGCGTGCGCACGCAGGCCTCCACCGCGGCGCGGTCGGCGGCGCTGCCGATCGCGCCGCGCAGCGTGATGCGGCCCTGCGCCACGTCCAGCGCAATCTCGCTGACGTCGAGGCCGCTC
Encoded here:
- a CDS encoding erythromycin esterase family protein — encoded protein: MPQHRADPHAVAAIAAATVPWPAIDHAAESPFTGPFANAAAALADRLGHHRVVLLGESTHGTAEFYHARAALTAQLVARHGFGIIAVEADWPDAAAVDRHVRGRPPRPAESPRAAFTRFPVWMWRNLEVARFIRWLHAHNAALAPARRAGFFGLDIYSLGASMAAVLAYLEGVDPRAAQAARERYGCLEPWRRDPARYGRAVLHGTHADCEDAVVEQLQALLDKRLAYARDGHEDFLDAAQNARLVASAERYYRVMYHGSDDSWNLRDTHMFETLEQLLHAHGPASRAVVWAHNSHIGDASQTEMGTSQGQLNIGQLCREAFGDAAALVGFSTYDGTVAAATSWDGPMEVKQVRPARTDSYEHLFHAAGHAQGWTDLRGDGVDHGKGSAVHAELRELLMPARHERFIGVIYRPETELQSHYARAILPRQFDVLAWFDRSSAVPALPAAPAPGAPETWPSGL
- a CDS encoding BON domain-containing protein, which encodes MPGSTKADTNPRGNAVGAADTALQASLCERLWESGLDVSEIALDVAQGRITLRGAIGSAADRAAVEACVRTHAGGCDVVNHIEVAPDRTGG
- a CDS encoding DUF2188 domain-containing protein, with amino-acid sequence MGSNIHVVPHDEGWDVIHEGARYAESHHATQEEAVAAGTSQAQREHVELLIHGRDGQIRSRNSFGHDPRTIHG